Part of the Thunnus albacares chromosome 11, fThuAlb1.1, whole genome shotgun sequence genome, gtgagtttcacagccaccgtaggttctcctacactcttggaaagggaggggggaggggaatTCATTTGTTTGCAGTCTGCAAACTCActgctaaatgccactaaatcctacacattggtcctttaagCACAGatcttcctctgtctttttgttactattccTCCTCTGCAGCTTAACAATGTTGTACTAAAAAGAGTGTAACTTTAGACGATGTCTACTTGACTTGACTagtttggacagctgaagcttcatgtaAGCTTCAGATAACCTTTTGAAtaattttttgcacaaaatggactgtggattttgtggaCACATTAGGAAGGGGTCTTCTATGGTCAGTATGAGCagtaggaatgattacagtaagcAAAACCTTTCCCCATATGGGGACCTGGggcttgaaaaaatgtgaacctatcctttaatgtgCTTCACATCACCCAGCATCTTCATCACATTCCAAGGTTCAATTTTATTTCTGACTCATTAAGAGGAGCATTTTGACATATTATACCAACCAGCGGTTACATCATCAGCTGCTATGTAACCTCCTGATAACTTGTTACCATTTATTACTCACTAACATTATTTAGCCTGTAAGCACAGGAGGCATGGAGTTAATGACAGCCTCCTTTTCATGGGACTGTGACTGTGGTTTGAGATTTTAccaaataaaatctgttttattcagATTTACTGACTGTTTGTCTCTGGACATGATTGAAATCTAACACGACACAAGGACAATAAGGAATCCTTGCTTGAAAAAAGATATCAAATTACTGATTGATGAATGCTGATTGATATTTCCAGGTGGTCACAGGAAGATTCTAAGTAATACTAGTCTTGTGCCGATAGCTGAATCAATTCCCCCAGCAGTTTACTATGAAAACTGTATGGGGAACAAAGTGTGGCCCTGTTAACTCTCTCACACTGATGTTCTTTGTATGTTTTAGCCCTTTCACTACAGTTCATCTACTGCTAATTTTCTATTTAACCATTTTGCAAAGCATGTTTTAGGTGTTTGAGTGGCTTTCCTGCCTTCTAGCTCATTTGAGTAAAGCTTGTGTTGAGTAATCCATCACACTGAACATCATGTCTGTGTTTCCTGGACTCAAAGTACTGTGTAGTGACAGTGTTGCAGACTGTGCAGATATCTGGACTATTGCAGCAACaagtatttttattatcaattaagcAGACTAGTTtcttgatttattgttttggtctataaaatgtcagaaaaatcacaatttctcagagtgCAAGGTAAcgtcaaattgcttgttttgcctgactaaaagtaaatatattcaatttaatattaatattaaaaaggGCTCAGaaaaccagtgaatgtttgtcacttttacttaaaattgactttaaaaaattaactaattatcaaaacagttgcagatttgttttttcGTTTTTTGAGTAATTGATTAAGAATTTTGAGTAAATGatcatttagtcattttcaacatttcagcagcagctaaacaatgacatgaatgcagtaaatacagacataaagttcactgtgatggattactgAGCTCAAACAAGTCTCACATCTCTGCAGAGTTGATTTTCAAAGCGAACTGAAACGAATGAGAACCACGTTGGAAAATGGTCAACAGTGATGTAGTTTAAAGGGCTTCAGAACATCAGACAtctacactcacacactgagaAGACACTGCTACTAATATTTACTCATGATAACTAGTGACACAACATAAGAGCTCAGTCAACACATTACTGGCATTGCTTGCATAGCATGCATGTGAAGCACATGTCCTGCACTAGAGTTATTCATGTGAGGTTACTAATTAGTTACTAATTTGAAAAGATTAGTCGATCAGcaaaaaattaatcagcaaaaactttgataatcaattaatcgtttaagtattttttaaagaaaacggCCAAAACTTGTTAAAGCCtccaaaatgtgaatatttgctggtttcattATACATCTATGTCAAACAGGATATATTTGGGTTTAAGAATatttttcagacaaaacaagacactcGAATATGTCAACTTTTGTGAAAATatgatgtcagaaaacagtcaaaatgcacatttcaatatttaataatttcacTGAGATAATAACATTACTAATTTGTAATTCATGTGCACAAACTGTAAATTTACCCCTGATACTTGCCTGGCTCTGTGCCGTTAGTGAACAGATGTGATTTTGGAAGCATAAGCAGAAACTAAACTCTTATCCAGCAGCTTTTTGGCTCAATTAGACCAAATATTGCACCTCATGCAGCAGCTGCACACTTTTTCATCCTTCCATAGTTTGTCTGAGGAGGACACTGGCCTGTTTTgtccaaaaataacaacatgacTGTCTAAATTCATTCAAAGTGGCGGTACACAGACAGAAATCTGACATATTGGTGGCACATTTCAAGCACTGGTTGCAGGTGTAGACACTGTTGTGAAGCAGAAAACACATCACCGCATTGCTGATCCATAAATTTCACAAAGGAACTCTGGCTTTGCTCTAAATGTTCACTTCATGTGCAGAGGAATAGAACAGAAATCTGTGCTGAGGCTTCAGACATTAAGATAACCCCTCAGTTAACTTTCTGCAAAGACTCTGAACTGTGACCTTTTACCTCTCTCTTTGATGTATCTGGGTAAAGAAACCAGTCAGGTTAACGGTTCACAGGTTCTCATCATGCCAGTCTGTTTGTATTATTCTACTTGCTGTTGCAGTGTAACCTCCACTGCACATCATTATCATGTTTACTTTGACcacatgtaaaatgaagaaCAGTCACCCAAAGTATGgcttttaaatcttttaatacTCAAAAAATACTTCAATTTTGGCTTCTTAGTACATAAACCACCTGGATCTGCTCCTCTATTAATACAGTGTAGTTCCCTACTGTTTGTTaggaaaatgaaaagtgcaaagtagTGGACACACTGTCCTCAGTCCACCACGGAGAGGAAAGGCTACTTCAAtgctccaaaaaacaaaacagtctgCATGACATCCATAATCAAAGACTGATACTACAGATGTCTGTTTTCCAAATAAAAAAGAGCAGGGGGCACAAGTGAAAAGGACCCGAGCCACGTGCAAAATCAAACTTGTGTTTCCACAGAGGACGTCCTgtgaatggaaataaaaaatattggaGTCCATAAAAGTCCTCAGTGAGGACAGCACAGGAGCTGCTTCTTCAAAGTCAAACTGAGTTCAAAGTCTGtgaaaaaacagcagataaaaCAGGCCCGCCCGTTTCTCTCCCTCAGTGCTGTAGATCCCAAGAGtcatttcaagtttattttcttaattttactATTTGGTTAACCttatcttatattttatatcctGCAGCCGATGAGGCAGCCTTCTGTGTGCAAAAGCATCATTCAGCAGGGCTTCACAGCTTTAATCCAAACAGAGGATATTTTGAAAAATCACTGCAAAGTAAACGTGTTTAGGGCAACACTGGCAGAACCCGGATTCCTTACAGTAAATCTGACTGAAACACCGTCCACTGAATCAGCAGCTGTTAccgcttcttcttctgcttcagGGATTTCCTCCTCTTCAGTATCATTTCATACAGTTTGTCCATACCCTCGTGAAGTCCCTCACCTATTATAGCGCATGCAGGCTGGATGTGATAGGTGGTGGAGGGGGTGAGCTCGTGCAGGGCCAGCTGCTTCTCAATATCCGCCACAGGCAGAGATTTGGGCAGGTCCTGTTTGTTGGCGATGACCAGCAGCGGCGTGCCCTGGTTCTCCGCAAACTTGGTGACTTTGTGCAGTTCGGTCTTGGCCTCCTCCAGCCTGTCAACATCCACAGAGTCCACAACATAGATGATCCCATCAGTGCACCGGCTGTAGGACTTCCACAGGGGCCTCAGCTTCTCCTGGCCTCCTACGTCCCAGAAATGACAACTGATGCCCTTGGCGGTGCCGTTACTCAGTTTGATCTTTTCGGTGTTGAATCCGATTGTTGGTACAGTGTTGACAAATTCATTGAATTTGAGTCTATAAAGAACGGTGGTCTTCCCAGCAGAGTCCAAACCCAGCATGACGATGTGAAGAGACTGGAAGGCGGAGATGTTGGAGAAGCTGTTGCCCATTTTGGCGTTTTATTCGGGAGCAGCTGGGTGGTTTTTATCCACCCCGGGTTCTGGAAATAAACTGCTCTGTTGCTCAGATCTTGCTCATTAATTCCTGGGTTGAGGGTATAAAATTCTCCAGGTGGAGGCTGAGGTGGTGCGCAGGCCCCGGTGCGCTCTGGATGACTGATCGGCTCTGCTGTGGCCCTCAGCAGCAGCGGGGGACGCGGTGCGCCTCGACAGGACGCAGCGCTCCGGTCATTAGTATTCTCCTCACGCACTCGCATCCATTTGGCGACGCAGAAGCTCCACAGTGGAAACACTCCTTCAGGACAGCGTGGACAATGTCAGCGCTGGAAAAGACGATGATGACAAACCCAGCCTTAAAATAAAACCCTCCTCTGTAGTGAGTCAGTCTTCTCCAAAATCAAACACTCTCCCTGGGAAAACAGATTCTTCTCTCAGGGTTCTGACAGAACCGTGAAAATAACGTGTAGAAATCCACCGATTCGTATACTGGTTCCTGTCGGGTGCTGCTGCCCCGACGATCGCTGCAGTTGCTCTGTGGTGACGCTTAGAAAACAAGACCGCAAAACAAGAGGCAGCCCTGCTACGCTCCACCCCGCCGGGACATGTGCCAATGAGGCAGCGAGTGTCTACACGAGCTGCTGTGGTGATCCGGTGTCGTGCCAAAAAGTGATTTTCTGCCAAAAAGTGATTTCAGCTCCACCTTGTGACTGAAAGGTAGTTGCTGCCTCAAAATAACTTGATCAAAATTTTAAAGACAAGACCTTCTCAGCCATCAAAGCAGTGTAATTACCTCATAACCATATagataataacattttataagAATATAAAACACTTAAGTTGTCATTGTAGGCGCACAACGAAATGATGTTTGCTAACTCTCAGAGACCAGCAGCAAtagaaaacaagataaaaacaacataaataaacaagataaataTGATAACATAGCATAATCTATctatatataataaaaacaaataaacaaataaataataaatgaatttgGATGAGACAGATAAACAGCGGCAGTGCAGTAGGCTATAAaacagatttgacacaatgatTATGTTATGTGTCCACTACCTTGTTTCAGTGGACATGTGCACTGTGTGTCTCCTCACAGGTACACATACTGTTGTCTTGCATCAtgtatctttatatttttcatacgTGCAACATAGGATATTTTAATAAACATAGAGTCAGAACAACACAATGGTAAAAACTATGCCAGTGTATCTAAATTAACACAGTAGTAGTGGAGTGGTAGAGATTTCATCGGCATGctttgcagatacattttttcttGCTGCTTGTGCGGGGCCTCGTGGTGCAGCTCCTGTGGTACCACTGTGGGCAAATGTCACAGCCAATCTGAAATAGACAAAAGAAGTAGACATAGTAAAAGCATCATCCTGCTCCCCACAAAAATGACACAGGCTAGTCAAGTCATCTGCAAAAACAAGTGGATActaatttcttttaaataattataaGAAATGTTTGTCAGAGTAAATGATaacataatgataatataataatgtaatcaTTTGGTAAGTTTTGAAAATATGTACATGAAAAACTTGTTTCTATCCAGTCAATGATATGTGTAATATTTTTAAGAAACACCTGTATTCTCAAGAAGACAGGCTGCAGGCTGATGTATTATAGTGTTTATACCTGAACTAGGGTTATCAAGTGACACTGGAAAACCCCCAAGATGCACTTGGCAGactgtgaataataataataataaaaggtgCAAGAATGGATTTATTATGGGAACAGTTATCTTACAAAAAGTGCTCGATACATATTGAACCACCCATTGCAGAAAATAAACTCTAGCATTAGtctttatttgtgtgatttaaactaGTTAAAGTAACCCAGTGCATGTAAAAGGGGAACACCTGGACATTCTTATTAACTTCTATATGTTCTTTCATCATCTGTATTGACATATATGAAATGACCTTCTGAATCACACTCTTAGCTGTACCTtaagacagacacaaagaacTTTGCACTTGTTCTGTGTAAAGTTTCCATGACCTTGGTTTTTAATATCATTGTGTCTATGCATGGTTGCCTAGCATACTTGTGTGTAACGTCAAACATTTAAGGCAAAGTTCAGAATGACTTTTAACCCATTTGCTGCTGGAGATTCAAAATGTCTCCTAACATTATGCTTAAACATGCTGTAATACATACCTTCAATACATAGACCCCACATGAAGCTGCATCTCGTTGAAGTGGGTGAGGCagtgtgtcacacacacatcttgaaGGATTAAGGCCTCTGTGTCTCATGAATGATCTAAAAGACATATACAGCAAGGATGCTCCgatttatactgtatacatgaATTACATGTAAAACACTCTGTTActtcaaaatattaaataaaaatgtccactTTATAATACAACACTGGATCATTGCAATTCCACAACAATTTTTGGCACCACTAAAATATGCACCTACTGATAGTGGAATATTGCAAATAGTGGAGGAAAGCATGACAGTTGAGAAGAAGGGAGGAACAACTGTATTTTAGAGGAAAGTAGAAATAACTTATacttttaagtatttttgtaaatactgaatACATTTAGGGTACAGAACTGGGAAACCAAAGTAGTGGAACCTTAAAGTAATTATGTTATATTGTAGATTACAATTGTGATatgaaaacaaatctgtttgaTACAGTCAAGTAACACTTTGGAAAAGGGACTTTTGGACGAATGATCTGAACTCAGCTGAaggggatgatgatgatgacagggGTATTCAGAATTCTTGGGTGTAATAGCAGCCTGTGTAAGGTTTCTATTATTAAAGTTATATAGTGTTAGGTGGATCACATATATTTATACCTGGTGACAAGCTTATAATTTTTCCAAAATTTATAATCCTTTTCTTTGAGCTTCTAAGCTCTACATCTCAGACTTTCCACAACCTTAATGTCTCAGCTTGTCTATTTACAGTTGTTGTAACATAtctaaaatgtgaaatacaCAACACTACCACTATTACTTGATAGGTTCTGCAAAATATTGGTACAGTTAACATCATTTTATCTGAACATAACTGTCCTTTCCTAGTACTGTATCCTAAGGGTGTCCAGTATTTACAGTTGTATAGTTTTATGAATGTCTTCTTTCCTCTAAAACACAGATGTTACTTTCTCCTACTGTACTTacactgtcattttaaaaatatgctgATAAAGACTAATTTACCTCGTAATGTCCTGGCAGGGTTGTTCCTCACTTTTCTTTCGCCCAATGGGTGCAAATAAggcttctcctctctcctggtATAATCACCTACATGTTTTAGAGTTACAATTTAAGTAACATCATGCTGTACTAGTAGCTCTGTAGTTTTTCAGCAGCACTATGCAGACTGCATGTGTTACAGATGCATGTATATTCTGTAGACGTATATAAACTGGGCAACACAGCTTTAACACGCTCCCACAGATAGGAATCACTTTTTGGCAATAAATCACTTTTTGGTACGACACCTGTccctacagacacacacacaaccacatacccacacacacacacacacacacacacacacacacacacaactacctATGCATCGTTTGTGCCCATAGTCAGACTGAATAAATTAGGCTAgatgaagttttatttttcaagtatgacactacattttgtattttatgtatttatttgtttgtgacCGAATCAAGTCAACAGAAGAACGATGGAAACTCTACTATGATACTAAAGATTTATACTGTGtgtaaattcattttaaataagtAAGTATCATTACGTAAGAGTGCCTTGTTGACTATGTTCATGTTGATCATGTAGAGAATCATGGGAAACTGCGCCACCTTTTGgtacaaacagataaaaacatgaagaagaagttGACATTAAACATaaggtaacactttactttaagtcccctatttagcatttataagcagtgtataaacatttcattaatggtttataacacactgtaatgtgGTTAGAAATGTTCTTATATGTGaagtttattaatgtacaaaaTTTATTAACAGTTATAACTTCTATGAAGATGAAGATGCTATGCATTGTCATTCATTATGTTCATACAACAgcctttaaaataacatgaatacACAGCCCTGTAtgtctgtgttcatgtcatgtcatgtttttcacAACGAAACAAATAGGAAAAAAGCTTCTCTGTTTATTATACTActagcattattattattttattattacacattTCAACCAAAGACCAAGCTAAATTTCCATCACTAAATTTTTTTAGTGATGGAAAATTAAAGACAAAGAGGCGAGTGATCGATCTTTAAAGGTATAATTTCTCATGAACAAAATGAACCACAATCattgaattcttttttttttttttttaatatgtacaGATTTGTACTGTAGACGTTGTACCCTAATAATACAATGAATGAAGtgcaataacaacacaacaaataggaaaaaaaaaaacaccacatggCTAAAAATACGCATATTTGCAcaaagtactgtatgtgtaatcCTGAGCATGACAGCCATATGTGATGGGCGTTAATctgcctccactcttctgggaaGACTTTCCATCACATTTTGGCTGGATTTGCTCACAGAGAGTCTGACAAAGTTAAACTTGCAACATGAGACAAGCTATAAAACAAAAGTTACCTAAACTAAACTCATATCAAGTTATAGTAGCTGCtgtgtagctgcatgtgtgtgcacaggcATGTGTTATGATTAGCTGTAGCCCCTTGCGTTGCAGTAAGAGGGCCAAGCtataacaaaactgaagtcAACCAAGGGTGTGTGCATTCATGGACAATTCCTCTCTGACAGTGCAAAGGGTCTTtaaagctgtttaaaaaaaactttaaactttGATAACTGCAAAAGTCTGATCCATAAACTGGAGGACAGTTTGTAGGTTTGGATGAATGGATGCATCCTTTATTCAGCCAACATGTTCGACCACAGGATTGTCGTTAGGATTTTTACAGAATACACCCATTTTCAGATATAGTTTTAAGTAGTCTGTAAGAACTTCAACAGTTCTTTACCATTttaaggacaggttcacaatttttcaagtcgatttcaaaacaacagtcaagtgtccatatgaaaggtgaaagaggttttgctcactgtaatcattcttcctcttcatactggctattaaaataTCTCTTcctaatgtaagtgatggaagaCAAAATCTACAGcgctccttctgtgcaaaaatcaGACGTTAATCTGAAGCTATAGAGGCTTCAGTTGCTCTAGTTAGACTCCAAATTTAGTCTTTTTTGTACAgaatttgctttcttttttgttacCATTCCTCCACTGTAGCTAACCAAGGAAACACAgtcagagaaaacacaaagagtgcATTCTGTACTAAAAACACTATAACATTGAAacatatctacttgatttgactcatttggacgctgaagcttcatattagcttcagataaacttttaaatacatctttgcacaaaatgagggctgtggattttgactcccatcacttacagtgAAAGCACATTAAAAAAGGGAtctttaatagccagtatgaacaagtagaatcattaaaacaaacaaaacctgatTCACTGCACATTTGAGCACCTGACAATTGTTTGATGAGacacttggaaaattgtgaacccgtcctttaaacagttttttcaaaactgtttaCTTTTGGTAGTTTGatatgtacatttatataaCCTGCTCTCTTACTTGTCTACATATGTCAATGAACATATTGACAACtaaactaaaaagaaaataaagaaatgtagTAACCATAAtaacatacacaaaaaacaacaacaacaacaaaacacagggACAAAAACAGAGGACTTATGATTTTACTGCTGGTTAAGTGAGTAGCATTAAATAAAGACCCAAACATTTTgtggttccagctcctcaaatattaggatttgctgtttttctttgtatcaTTGTAAAGTGAACAT contains:
- the LOC122992416 gene encoding ADP-ribosylation factor-like protein 4C — encoded protein: MGNSFSNISAFQSLHIVMLGLDSAGKTTVLYRLKFNEFVNTVPTIGFNTEKIKLSNGTAKGISCHFWDVGGQEKLRPLWKSYSRCTDGIIYVVDSVDVDRLEEAKTELHKVTKFAENQGTPLLVIANKQDLPKSLPVADIEKQLALHELTPSTTYHIQPACAIIGEGLHEGMDKLYEMILKRRKSLKQKKKR